The following is a genomic window from Triplophysa dalaica isolate WHDGS20190420 chromosome 22, ASM1584641v1, whole genome shotgun sequence.
GGTATATCAGTCTGTTCTTCATCTCAAGATAAGAGAATGTGTTCTATAGTTTCAATacttaacatttacatttagtcatttaaaataaaagaagaaacaaaCTCTGTGGTATATATCGCATAGTTAGTTTTCAATAACCATAAAGCGGTCATTGTGCCCACATTATGTTTTTCTGAACAACTTTCTGCTAtaccacattttaaaataattttaagaactcaaactgttttaattagatattgtgtttttttgttatttgtgttatGACGCACAAACGTCATTAATAACATGCACTATAAAAGGTAACGTATGAAAAGGGAACCTTTATAAGTTTGAAACTTATAGTATAGGTCAAACTGTcctttaatttttgtttcaacGAGTTTTAGggtcattttatgttttgtatccTAATTGGTACATtcattattatgtttattatccATATGAGATCAAAATATATCATTACTGATATATAAAATCGTTACTTAAAACTGTACTGTGCTCTGAACTTTTATTTGCATCTTATACAAACACTATGGGCCCATAGAGGCACTAAGATGCTATACAGTAATAACATTTTATGCATATATGTAATTTTGAGCTGTTGTTTATTCAAGACAAAAACCGGGCTGCTATTCTTGCTGAACTGAACAAGGAGAAGAGACGCTTGTTACAGAGTCAGTCCATGAATAGCCCTGGAGCCAGGTAATATATcgaaaatatacaaaaataatacatcATGAATGCTGTGTGATAATCCAAATACTCTTTTTCCCAGCATTCCTCTTTCTAGACCAGCAGTAAATAAAGAGTTTAGGGACCAGGCTGAACAGCAGCATATTGCTGCACAACAAAAGGCAGCTTTGCAGGTATCAGAAGGCTTGTGTGTGAAGTTTcagttgttattttaaatcacCAATTTCATaacacttttctttgttttggtctcagcatgcacacgcacactcaTCCGGATTCTTCATCACTCAGGATTCCTCCTTCGGTAATCTCATATTACCTGTGTTACCGAGGCTTGAACCGGAGTAAATGAACACGCACCACTTTATTCATTCAGTGTTTGCATTAACTTCAGTCTTGTTTTTTGTATGTCTAGATTGTTATCGcaagtcaatatttttttatgattaaacataaaatttaGAGAAATAACTAGCGTTGtgtcttttatttatatttgatgaaAATACAGCGTACTGTGTAAAGGTCTTGGGCACATAAGATGCTTCCCCCAAAGATGTTCTTACTGGGTTCATAtggtctttttttatgtttttccaaaCTGATTCGATGATAAGATCAAATCTGGGCACATGCCTGATGTAAGACTGCTTgcttacacaaaaaatataatctgCTGTTAAATGCAAAGAATGTTTATAAATCTATATGGATATCTCCATCTCACACACCAAGAGATAAATATGGTTATTCGTTGAAACAAAACTAatcaaacatttatgtttattaaaatttatgaaaataaataaaaatgagtaATGTTGCATCAGGAATgaactgaaatgtttaaattaaggCACTAAAAAATTACTGACTGaaaactaaatcaaataaaaataaatacatcttatattgcaaaataaaaataaataatgaaataaaagcacaaaacaaaaattcacaATGTaaccataaacataaaaataaaagctattttgaaatataattaaaactgATGTCAAGCCTTTAGTACAGCTGgatataaataaacatcttaaaaaaaaatttaagtgAGGCATTTAATGTGCTAATGTACAGTATTCACTCCTATGGTTACATGACACTTCCATAAAATGAAAACCAACAACCTTTATTAAATCGTACAAGCACGTACTGTTGCATTGATCCTTCCTGCATTATATCCCATTGTGTAGCTG
Proteins encoded in this region:
- the inip gene encoding SOSS complex subunit C, with protein sequence MAANPPGPDKNRAAILAELNKEKRRLLQSQSMNSPGASIPLSRPAVNKEFRDQAEQQHIAAQQKAALQHAHAHSSGFFITQDSSFGNLILPVLPRLEPE